The following are from one region of the candidate division WOR-3 bacterium genome:
- a CDS encoding T9SS type A sorting domain-containing protein: protein MAVRSYFYFCGILFFIAADFIFAFSWQRDSAYLNIRLNDDTTSQIQNEEQIVMNPKDTTNMVAVWRDFRLGYRQVAYAYTFDGGLTWEQALFEEPQYIWDSDPGLTVDTAGNFYAVILSFNSTSEPNGLFVYKSTDGGVSWSGPVTVINGVAGVFEDKELIACDRSGGPYTNNLYVAWTRFYTTQILLCRSTDGGNSFVGPVTVSDNTGVQWPVPAVGPNSELYVAWLDYSPGALKLDLSTDGGQTFGSDRVIQNVSFVQGYINGSITVFSFPAMDVDITGGPNNGNIYVAYMDYSSGYTDTDIYFTRSTDGGNTWSTKVRINDDPQNNGCDQFHPWLTITPDGDIVVVFLDRRLDPQNLLMDLYLTTSTDGGLTWSANERITTVSSDPTAGFRSLPRDISAEDQPLILAQRAGLIGEYIGVTASSLEDIHPIWTDTRLGDQDAFVGVKDTAAQYAEEYQRTHLESSVLSILPNPSSGNITIKIQGYDGHHPKTNHLRIFDISGRLIKTYSDVGSTVVWNRYTDDGEFARSGVYFCSLMVDGTVITRKFLLF from the coding sequence ATGGCTGTCAGATCGTATTTTTATTTTTGTGGGATTTTATTTTTTATCGCTGCCGATTTTATCTTCGCCTTTTCATGGCAGCGTGACTCCGCCTATCTCAATATAAGGTTGAACGACGATACCACTTCCCAGATTCAAAACGAAGAACAGATTGTAATGAACCCTAAGGATACAACCAATATGGTCGCAGTCTGGCGCGATTTCAGATTGGGTTACCGTCAGGTCGCATATGCATACACCTTTGACGGAGGATTAACCTGGGAACAGGCTCTCTTTGAAGAACCGCAATACATCTGGGACAGTGATCCGGGTCTGACTGTCGACACCGCGGGAAACTTCTATGCAGTCATACTTTCCTTCAATTCGACTTCAGAACCCAATGGTCTGTTCGTTTATAAATCGACCGACGGCGGTGTGAGCTGGAGCGGACCGGTTACCGTAATCAACGGAGTGGCGGGGGTCTTTGAAGATAAAGAGCTTATCGCCTGTGACCGTTCAGGAGGTCCATACACGAATAATCTCTATGTTGCCTGGACCCGCTTTTACACCACCCAGATTTTGCTCTGTCGTTCCACTGACGGCGGGAATTCCTTTGTGGGGCCGGTCACGGTGAGTGACAATACCGGTGTGCAGTGGCCTGTTCCCGCAGTCGGACCGAACAGTGAACTCTACGTCGCATGGCTCGATTATTCACCGGGTGCACTCAAACTTGATCTCTCTACAGACGGAGGTCAAACATTCGGCAGCGATCGAGTCATCCAGAACGTCTCTTTTGTTCAGGGATATATAAACGGCAGCATCACTGTATTTTCTTTTCCGGCGATGGATGTCGACATAACAGGCGGACCGAACAACGGTAATATCTATGTTGCATACATGGACTACAGTTCTGGCTACACCGACACCGACATCTATTTTACCCGTTCCACGGACGGCGGCAATACCTGGAGCACAAAGGTAAGAATAAACGACGATCCCCAGAATAACGGCTGCGACCAGTTCCATCCTTGGCTCACAATAACACCGGATGGAGACATCGTCGTCGTCTTCCTCGACCGCAGACTCGACCCTCAGAATCTGCTGATGGACCTCTATCTCACAACTTCGACGGACGGCGGACTCACCTGGTCGGCGAACGAAAGAATCACCACGGTATCCTCAGACCCCACCGCAGGCTTCAGGTCTTTACCTCGGGACATATCGGCTGAAGACCAACCGTTAATCCTTGCCCAGAGAGCCGGACTCATCGGTGAGTATATCGGAGTCACTGCTTCTTCGCTCGAAGACATCCATCCGATATGGACAGACACCAGATTGGGCGACCAGGATGCCTTCGTCGGCGTAAAAGACACCGCCGCCCAATACGCTGAAGAATATCAAAGAACGCATTTAGAATCTTCTGTACTTTCCATTCTGCCGAACCCGTCGTCCGGGAATATCACGATAAAAATCCAGGGGTACGACGGACATCATCCGAAGACGAATCACCTGCGGATCTTTGATATTTCAGGCAGATTAATCAAAACATACTCTGATGTCGGCTCAACCGTGGTATGGAACAGGTATACCGACGACGGTGAATTCGCCCGAAGCGGCGTCTATTTCTGCTCTTTGATGGTGGACGGCACCGTGATAACCCGCAAATTCCTTCTCTTTTGA
- a CDS encoding cyclic nucleotide-binding domain-containing protein, with translation MKDLTKVKLFKYLTPQEIDWMLVKWKARNVPENTVIVKEGTTGDEMYIIESGRVEVYLTRGDVVLLLSELQDASFFGEMSLLTDKPRSATVKSKTECRLLTLRKQNFMEIVSENPKVAAKFLLAMGEDLCNRIMATNANLENYFLINQAIVDNESFRNLYILT, from the coding sequence ATGAAGGATTTAACAAAGGTCAAGTTATTTAAATATCTGACTCCTCAGGAAATAGACTGGATGCTCGTCAAGTGGAAAGCAAGAAATGTTCCGGAGAATACGGTTATCGTCAAAGAAGGAACAACCGGCGATGAGATGTATATTATTGAATCGGGTCGTGTGGAGGTGTATTTGACGCGCGGTGATGTGGTTCTTCTGCTTTCAGAACTTCAGGACGCCTCTTTCTTCGGCGAGATGTCGTTGCTTACGGACAAACCACGTTCGGCGACGGTAAAATCGAAGACCGAGTGCCGTCTTCTCACTTTACGAAAACAGAATTTTATGGAGATCGTCAGTGAAAATCCAAAAGTCGCAGCAAAATTCTTATTGGCGATGGGAGAGGATCTCTGCAATCGTATTATGGCAACGAATGCCAATTTAGAAAATTACTTTTTGATAAATCAGGCAATTGTGGATAACGAATCGTTCAGGAACCTATATATCCTGACACA